Part of the Firmicutes bacterium HGW-Firmicutes-1 genome, TATACCTCCTTTGCAATATTGTTCATTTCATAATTATAAACCTCAAACATTACTTCAACTTTAGTTTAAGATTAGAAATTCATTAAAAATACTTATATAAGCCCGAATAATCTCATAAAGAATACCCATGCAAATAAGGATATACTCGAAAATAAGGTTGTCAAAATTATAATTTGACCAGCCAGTTCCGAATCATTTCCCATATTTTTCGCCATAATATAACCTGATATTGCACTCGGCGAAGCAAATATAATTAAAATTGTACTTAACTCTACACCTCTAAATCCAAGTATGACTGCGATGCCCATTACTATAAATGGTAAGAAAAGTAGTTTTAAAAATGTAGCAATAAAAGCAAGTTTTAACCTGCCATGTAATGCTGCAAAGCTAAATTGCCCTCCTAGTAAAATCAATGCCAATGGAGTTGCAATGCTCCCAACATCTTCCATAGCTCTATTTAAAAACACAGGTATTGGTACTTTCAGTAATGAAAAAACCAATCCTAAAACTGAGGCAATAATCAGCGGATTCTTTAAAATCTCTATGATAAGCTTAAGATAAGAAACCTTCGTCTTTTCCTTTAATACCTCATCGTGAACAAATAACGTTAATACAAGGACTGCAAAAAAATTATAAACTGGAACCACTATTGGCAGTGCTACAGAAGCTACAGCTACTCCAGTTTCACCAAATAGGTTTCTAGCTAGTGGTAATCCAATTAACAAAAAGTTACTTCTATATGCACCTTGAATGAACGCTCCATGTGATCCCTTATTCTTAATTATTTTTGGTGTAATACACATGAGCAATGTGACCATAATTACAATACTACTTATAATAAATATGAATAGAGTCCAATCCGTTTTTTGACTAAAATCTATATGATATATATTAAAAAATAGCTGTATTGGAAATGCAACTAAAAAGCAAAACTTATTGCACTTGTTAATAAAGTTATCATCAAGGATTTGTATTTTCTTTAAAAATGTACCTAGTGCAACAATCAAAATCAGTGGGAACACTGCATTGAATGAAAATATAAAGTTGTCCATATAGTTCTCCTGAATTGATTCATGATAGTAGGTATTATGACTCTAACGTAACAGCAATATTTCTAAAAGTAATTTTCCATATAATAAAATTAGTTAATATTAATATGATCGCTAATAGGATCCTTCCCAATAAGAAAAACGAACAGAAAAAATGTATTCCAGCTTGTATCGCCAATACGATAAATAGTACTATCACCATTACTCCATCACTACCATTTCCTACATCATAAGGTTGGGAAAAGGGCAAGGCCTTACTAAAAGAGCAAAAACATATGATAATATATACAAGTAAATTTAAAAATACCAGCAGTAAATCCGGGAAAATTCTTACTCCAAAGATGAACATGAATATGAAACTCTGTATAACAAAAATAGGTGTCAACAAATTAATAATGACTGCTTTTAATGATCCCTTCAGAATTGCTGCAAAACTTTCTATAGGTAACACCTTGAATATCCAAGCCCCTTTATAATTCGTTGAATGCTTTATCATCATAAGTGCCGTTGGTATTAAAATAGCACAAAGATAAATACTAAAATACATTTTACTCATTGATATACTATCTACACTTTTAAATCCAACTTGCATAAATATGATCATGATTGGAAAAATGATTGCAAATCCAATTGACGGATACACCCGTAGCTTGAAATCACGTTCTTTTTTCATCATATCTGTTGTAAATTGAAATAGTATTTTTTCCTCTTTATTGAAAATAAGGATCTTATACAAATTACTAAATAACCCCGATCTTTTTTTCTTGCTTTTGGCTGAATTATTATTTAGTTTTTGCAAGTTATTTTCAAATGTAGGGATTAATTTTATATAAATAAAGATTGCTATCAAAGGGATGATAATACTCATCATTGACAAAACAACAAGGCTACCCGTGTAATTCTTGTTAAATATTAGTTCAAAAAAGCCACCAAACCATATTGGAGGAATAAAATATTGCCACCATTTTGGTTGGTATACCAACTCTAAATTAACAATACTAAAAACTCTACCAATTAATTGATACCCTATTGACATTACTATTGTAAGTCCAATTTGAAAATAATTAATGATATCCTTTAACTTTTCACCATCAAAGAATTTTAATATGATCAAATATAATAATGCAGATAAGACTACAATGAAAAAATCCATAAATATCACTGCTATCGAATAGACAAGGAAGAATACGATTCCATGTCTGATTAGTGCAGCAATCAGAGAAGTTCCCACTAGCGAGATCGTAATAAAAAACATATATATAATAATGTGTATGAGCTTCGCCATGTTAATGGTTTGTCTATTCACCGGCTTTGTAAATAAAATGTTTTTATCCCTGACATCTAATAGCACAGCAGAGAAATCAGAAATCATTGAGGTCATAACCATAAACATTAGGATACCAAAAATAATACTCATTTGATAAATAAAATTTTCTCCCATAATTGTTATGGGCACTAATATAATTCCTAACAGTGCGTATAACCATAATGATTTCAAGAAATTATTTGAGTCCTTCGCTTCGTTTACTTTGTTTTTCCCATTTCCAATGATCGTTGGGACTCTTCTACCATCCATGATTAGTTTCACTTGCAAAATCTTTCTCATAACCTCATAGTCAACGCCAAACTGCTCAAATAATCGCCCAAATCTATCTATTATTTTTAATACTTTAAATTCCTTCATTGATTTGCCCCTTCATAATAGCAACAAATTCATTGGCCATTTCTATATGTTGATCAAAGCCAGTAAGTTGATTGAAAATCTCTTCCAGCGAGCCTTCCATGCACTTTTCTTTTAACTCCTCAAAGCTTCCATCAGCAACAATTTCACCCTCATGAATAAGGATAATTCTATTGCTGATTTTTTCAACAACATCCATAATGTGAGAGGAATAAAATATAGTTTTTCCGGCTTTCGCAAGCCTTGTTAAGATTTCTTTAACTACAATAACACTATTGGCGTCTAGACCACTTAAGGGTTCATCTAAAAAAAGAATATCTGGATTATGCAATAAACTAGATATAAGCAGAACCTTTTGCTTCATACCTTTTGAATAAGAGGCAATTCTTGCGTCTATTACCTCTTCAATTCCTAATAGCCTCATAAGCTGAGTTGATTTAGTATCAACAACCTCACTTGTAAGTCCATATAAGGCTCCAATGAAGCCTAAATATTCTCTAGCTGTTAAATTATCATAAATATCTGCTACTTCAGGAACATAACCGATTGTTTTCTTATATTCAATATCTCCATCTGCTATATTTCTACCCAGTACTTGTACATTTCCGATGTATCCATCTACAAGCCCAAGAATAATCTTAATTGTTGTACTTTTTCCAGCACCATTCGGCCCAATATAACCAATAATTTCTCCCTTAAAAACCTCAAGACTAATCCTCTTTAAAACTTCCTTAGACCCAAAACTCATACTTAAATCATCTATTCGTATAGCTGTTTCTTTATTTTGTGACATTTTCTCTCTCCCTTATCCTTTTCTTCATTTCAATTTCAAACCAAATCTAACGAATCCTACCTAGCAATTTTCTTCTATTATTCGTACCTCAAAGATTCGATAGGGTTCAGATCAGCTGCTTTTTTTGCTGGATATACTCCGAAGATAATTCCAAGTACTACAGATCCT contains:
- a CDS encoding ABC transporter, translating into MSQNKETAIRIDDLSMSFGSKEVLKRISLEVFKGEIIGYIGPNGAGKSTTIKIILGLVDGYIGNVQVLGRNIADGDIEYKKTIGYVPEVADIYDNLTAREYLGFIGALYGLTSEVVDTKSTQLMRLLGIEEVIDARIASYSKGMKQKVLLISSLLHNPDILFLDEPLSGLDANSVIVVKEILTRLAKAGKTIFYSSHIMDVVEKISNRIILIHEGEIVADGSFEELKEKCMEGSLEEIFNQLTGFDQHIEMANEFVAIMKGQINEGI
- a CDS encoding AEC family transporter codes for the protein MDNFIFSFNAVFPLILIVALGTFLKKIQILDDNFINKCNKFCFLVAFPIQLFFNIYHIDFSQKTDWTLFIFIISSIVIMVTLLMCITPKIIKNKGSHGAFIQGAYRSNFLLIGLPLARNLFGETGVAVASVALPIVVPVYNFFAVLVLTLFVHDEVLKEKTKVSYLKLIIEILKNPLIIASVLGLVFSLLKVPIPVFLNRAMEDVGSIATPLALILLGGQFSFAALHGRLKLAFIATFLKLLFLPFIVMGIAVILGFRGVELSTILIIFASPSAISGYIMAKNMGNDSELAGQIIILTTLFSSISLFAWVFFMRLFGLI